In the genome of Aspergillus flavus chromosome 8, complete sequence, one region contains:
- a CDS encoding Ribonuclease/ribotoxin — MKISVALGLISLALAVPRPPSPALSDTGVSNYNNVNNAAPPNQRPASPAQSNTQPATPNPVPANIEGLDTSYSVKCGRSTFPGADIHRAISLGVDLDRNGKQLGTFPHDYTNYENFNFLNKKCNGKGGLRRREIPIVRGGYFNGKLDAKDNVFRAIYLHNIWETADGQGKAPAIYCGTIYHPKGAQTFQGCDVRKVKS, encoded by the exons ATGAAGATCAGCGTCGCTCTGGGCCTCATCTCACTGGCACTAGCAGTGCCTCGCCCTCCGAGCCCAGCTCTCAGTGATACAGGCGTTAGCAACTACAACAACGTTAACAATGCTGCACCTCCCAATCAACGTCCCGCGAGTCCCGCGCAGAGTAACACGCAACCTGCTACCCCGAACCCCGTCCCCGCCAACATCGAAGGTCTCGATACCTCATACAGCGTGAAATGTG GAAGATCCACATTCCCGGGAGCAGACATCCACCGCGCAATATCCCTAGGTGTCGATCTAGACCGCAATGGCAAGCAACTCGGCA CATTTCCCCATGATTACACCAATTACGAAAACTTCAATTTCCTGAACAAAAAATGCAATGGCAAAGGTGGGCTCCGCCGGAGAGAGATCCCCATTGTTAGAGGTGGGTATTTTAATGGAAAACTGGATGCAAAGGACAACGTGTTCCGAGCTATTTATTTACATAATATTTGGGAGACGGCTGATGGGCAAGGGAAAGCGCCTGCTATATATTGTGGTACCATCTATCATCCGAAGGGAGCTCAAACGTTTCAGGGGTGTGATGTTAGGAAGGTGAAGTCATAG